One Microtus pennsylvanicus isolate mMicPen1 chromosome 3, mMicPen1.hap1, whole genome shotgun sequence DNA window includes the following coding sequences:
- the LOC142846853 gene encoding methyl-CpG-binding domain protein 3-like 2B has protein sequence MFLKPDDESLYCSNIGNPAHIVILGPTLEILGLQGRLTRSIIPPKLQKRIQAVRNKHKSKRRARATSPVRMTSCIFTSSVTRITAHPENTTRHKRQKETLEKPQQLCTFRRLQEYHIEGGTGNLLGPLCRSNPAKGTARRMRAGAMVPSGVNGLHTSRFTSVESPRSEGTVRGAREQSPPPSYSQVVTVPMALEMSPSVNLQQVTAADIRRQSRRVARARKRLAEALELDRLARQEENMEGWSGDD, from the exons ATGTTCCTGAAGCCCGATGACGAGAGTCTTTATTGTAGCAACATTGGGAACCCAGCACACATTGTAATTCTGGGCCCCACCCTAGAAATCTTGGGGTTACAG ggaagGCTCACAAGGAGTATAATACCTCCGAAATTACAGAAGAGGATCCAGGCTGTCCGGAACAAGCACAAGAGCAAACGCCGAGCGAGGGCAACTTCTCCTGTGAGGATGACCAGTTGCATCTTCACAAGTTCTGTGACCAGAATAACGGCCCACCCTGAAAATACCACCAGGCACAAGAGGCAAAAGGAGACGCTGGAGAAACCCCAGCAGCTCTGTACATTCAGGAGGCTGCAGGAATATCACATTGAAGGCGGTACAGGGAACCTACTAGGTCCACTGTGTCGTTCTAATCCCGCAAAAGGAACTGCACGAAGGATGCGGGCTGGAGCCATGGTTCCTAGTGGTGTCAATGGTCTGCACACTTCAAGGTTCACCTCTGTCGAGTCCCCGAGGTCAGAAGGGACAGTGCGAGGGGCTCGTGAGCAGTCGCCACCTCCGTCCTACAGTCAAGTGGTGACAGTGCCAATGGCTCTTGAGATGTCGCCATCTGTTAACCTTCAACAAGTAACTGCTGCGGATATCCGGAGACAGTCCCGGAGGGTGGCGAGGGCCAGGAAGAGACTGGCGGAGGCCTTAGAATTAGACAGGCttgccaggcaggaagagaaCATGGAGGGATGGAGTGGCGATGACTAA
- the LOC142846852 gene encoding methyl-CpG-binding domain protein 3-like 2 has product MTNCIFKSSVTRITAHPENTTRHKRQEETLEKPQQLCTFRRLQDYHIEDGTGNLLGPLCRSNPAKRTARRMRAGAMVPSGVNGLHTSRFTSVESPRSEGTVRGAREQSPPPSYSQGVTVPMALELSPSVNLQQVTAADIRRQSRRVARARKRLAEALELDRLARQEENMEGWSGDD; this is encoded by the coding sequence ATGACCAATTGCATCTTCAAAAGTTCTGTGACCAGAATAACGGCCCACCCTGAAAACACCACCAGGCACAAGAGGCAAGAGGAGACGCTGGAGAAACCCCAGCAGCTCTGTACATTCAGGAGGCTGCAGGACTATCACATTGAAGACGGTACAGGGAACCTACTAGGTCCACTGTGTCGTTCTAATCCCGCAAAAAGAACTGCACGAAGGATGCGGGCTGGAGCCATGGTTCCTAGTGGTGTAAATGGTCTGCACACTTCAAGGTTCACCTCTGTCGAGTCCCCGAGGTCAGAAGGGACAGTGCGAGGGGCTCGTGAGCAGTCGCCACCTCCATCCTACAGTCAAGGGGTGACAGTGCCAATGGCTCTTGAGCTGTCGCCATCTGTTAACCTTCAACAAGTAACTGCTGCGGATATCCGGAGACAGTCCCGGAGGGTGGCGAGGGCCAGGAAGAGACTGGCGGAGGCCTTAGAATTAGACAGGCttgccaggcaggaagagaaCATGGAGGGATGGAGTGGCGATGACTAA
- the LOC142846851 gene encoding methyl-CpG-binding domain protein 3-like 2B — MFLKPDDESLYWSNIGNPAHIVILGPTLEIFGLQGRLTRSIIPPKLQKRIQAVRNKHKSKRRARATSPVRMTSCIFKSSVTRIKTHPENTTRHKRQEETLEKPQQLCTFRRLQEYHIEGGTGNLLGPLCRSNPAKRTARRMRAGAMVPSGVSGLHTSRFTSVESQRSEGTVRGAREQSPPPSYSQGVTVPMALELSPSVNLQQVTAENIRRQSRRVARARKRLAEALELDRLARQEENMEGWSGDD, encoded by the exons ATGTTCCTGAAGCCCGATGACGAGAGTCTTTATTGGAGCAACATTGGGAACCCAGCACACATTGTAATTCTGGGCCCCAccctagaaatttttgggttacAG ggaagGCTCACAAGGAGTATAATACCTCCGAAATTACAGAAGAGGATCCAGGCTGTCCGGAACAAGCACAAGAGCAAACGCCGAGCGAGGGCAACTTCTCCTGTGAGGATGACCAGTTGCATCTTCAAAAGTTCTGTGACCAGAATAAAGACTCACCCTGAAAATACCACCAGGCACAAGAGGCAAGAGGAGACGCTGGAGAAACCCCAGCAGCTCTGTACATTCAGGAGGCTGCAGGAATATCACATTGAAGGCGGTACAGGGAACCTACTAGGTCCACTGTGTCGTTCTAATCCCGCAAAAAGAACTGCACGAAGGATGCGGGCTGGAGCCATGGTTCCTAGTGGTGTCAGTGGTCTGCACACTTCAAGGTTCACCTCTGTGGAGTCCCAGAGGTCAGAAGGGACAGTGCGAGGGGCTCGTGAGCAGTCGCCACCTCCGTCCTACAGTCAAGGGGTGACAGTGCCAATGGCTCTTGAGCTGTCGCCATCTGTTAACCTTCAACAAGTAACTGCTGAGAATATCCGGAGACAATCCCGGAGGGTGGCGAGGGCCAGGAAGAGACTGGCGGAGGCCTTAGAATTAGACAGGCttgccaggcaggaagagaaCATGGAGGGATGGAGTGGTGATGACTAA